A genomic window from Lotus japonicus ecotype B-129 chromosome 1, LjGifu_v1.2 includes:
- the LOC130735762 gene encoding manganese-dependent ADP-ribose/CDP-alcohol diphosphatase-like isoform X1 translates to MDMLVNVDFQILMGLAETDTMISAAGVATKQPLFSFGLISDVQYADIPDGRSFLGVPRYYRHSILILQRAVKEWNTHHKHIFVINFGDIVDGYCPRDQSLNTVKKVVDEFEMFNGPVYHMIGNHCLYNLPRSELLPLLKIQTLDGRAYYDFSPVPEYRFVVLDTYDISALGWPQDHPKALEAMKLLREKNPNENKDSPNNLEGLERRFLKFNGAVGKEQMEWLDGVLQEATELEQKVVVCSHLPLDPGATSKEALLWNYDEVMNLMHRYNCVKVCLAGHNHTGGSSIDAHGVHHRVLEAALECPPGTDAFGSVDVYDDKISLVGTDKMESTDMHFNP, encoded by the exons ATGGACATGTTGGTGAACGTTGACTTTCAGATCCTAATG GGTCTGGCGGAGACGGACACGATGATTTCTGCTGCTGGAGTAGCAACTAAACAgcctcttttttcttttggattgatTTCTGATGTCCAATATGCCGATATTCCTGATGGTCGCTCATTCCTTGGTGTTCCACGGTATTATAGGCATAGTATTCTTATATTGCAGAGAGCAGTTAAAGAATGGAATACTCATCATAAGCATATATTTGTTATTAATTTTGGAGATATTGTCGATGGGTATTGTCCCAGAGATCAGTCTCTTAATACTGTAAAGAAAGTTGTGGATGAATTTGAGATGTTCAACGGACCCGTGTATCATATGATTGGTAATCACTGCTTGTACAATCTTCCTCGCAGCGAGTTGCTTCCACTATTGAAGATTCAAACTCTCGATGGCCGTGCTTATTATGATTTCTCGCCGGTGCCTGAATATAGATTTGTGGTTCTGGATACCTATGACATCAGTGCCCTTGGTTGGCCTCAAGATCATCCAAAGGCACTGGAGGCCATGAAATTACTTAGGGAGAAGAATCCAAATGAAAATAAGGACAGTCCAAATAATTTGGAGGGACTTGAAAGAAGGTTTCTTAAGTTTAATGGAGCCGTTGGAAAGGAACAGATGGAATGGTTGGATGGTGTTCTGCAGGAGGCGACAGAGTTGGAACAAAAGGTGGTTGTCTGTAGCCATCTGCCCCTTGATCCTGGGGCAACATCCAAGGAGGCACTGTTGTGGAATTATGATGAAGTAATGAATTTGATGCACAGATACAATTGTGTTAAGGTTTGTCTTGCTGGACATAATCATACAGGAGGGTCCTCCATTGATGCTCATGGGGTACACCATAGAGTTCTTGAAGCTGCTCTGGAGTGTCCTCCTGGGACAGATGCATTTGGAAGCGTTGATGTCTATGATGACAAGATATCACTTGTTGGAACCGACAAGATGGAGAGTACTGACATGCATTTTAATC
- the LOC130735762 gene encoding manganese-dependent ADP-ribose/CDP-alcohol diphosphatase-like isoform X3, with amino-acid sequence MDMLVNVDFQILMGLAETDTMISAAGVATKQPLFSFGLISDVQYADIPDGRSFLGVPRELLPLLKIQTLDGRAYYDFSPVPEYRFVVLDTYDISALGWPQDHPKALEAMKLLREKNPNENKDSPNNLEGLERRFLKFNGAVGKEQMEWLDGVLQEATELEQKVVVCSHLPLDPGATSKEALLWNYDEVMNLMHRYNCVKVCLAGHNHTGGSSIDAHGVHHRVLEAALECPPGTDAFGSVDVYDDKISLVGTDKMESTDMHFNP; translated from the exons ATGGACATGTTGGTGAACGTTGACTTTCAGATCCTAATG GGTCTGGCGGAGACGGACACGATGATTTCTGCTGCTGGAGTAGCAACTAAACAgcctcttttttcttttggattgatTTCTGATGTCCAATATGCCGATATTCCTGATGGTCGCTCATTCCTTGGTGTTCCACG CGAGTTGCTTCCACTATTGAAGATTCAAACTCTCGATGGCCGTGCTTATTATGATTTCTCGCCGGTGCCTGAATATAGATTTGTGGTTCTGGATACCTATGACATCAGTGCCCTTGGTTGGCCTCAAGATCATCCAAAGGCACTGGAGGCCATGAAATTACTTAGGGAGAAGAATCCAAATGAAAATAAGGACAGTCCAAATAATTTGGAGGGACTTGAAAGAAGGTTTCTTAAGTTTAATGGAGCCGTTGGAAAGGAACAGATGGAATGGTTGGATGGTGTTCTGCAGGAGGCGACAGAGTTGGAACAAAAGGTGGTTGTCTGTAGCCATCTGCCCCTTGATCCTGGGGCAACATCCAAGGAGGCACTGTTGTGGAATTATGATGAAGTAATGAATTTGATGCACAGATACAATTGTGTTAAGGTTTGTCTTGCTGGACATAATCATACAGGAGGGTCCTCCATTGATGCTCATGGGGTACACCATAGAGTTCTTGAAGCTGCTCTGGAGTGTCCTCCTGGGACAGATGCATTTGGAAGCGTTGATGTCTATGATGACAAGATATCACTTGTTGGAACCGACAAGATGGAGAGTACTGACATGCATTTTAATC
- the LOC130735762 gene encoding manganese-dependent ADP-ribose/CDP-alcohol diphosphatase-like isoform X2, with product MISAAGVATKQPLFSFGLISDVQYADIPDGRSFLGVPRYYRHSILILQRAVKEWNTHHKHIFVINFGDIVDGYCPRDQSLNTVKKVVDEFEMFNGPVYHMIGNHCLYNLPRSELLPLLKIQTLDGRAYYDFSPVPEYRFVVLDTYDISALGWPQDHPKALEAMKLLREKNPNENKDSPNNLEGLERRFLKFNGAVGKEQMEWLDGVLQEATELEQKVVVCSHLPLDPGATSKEALLWNYDEVMNLMHRYNCVKVCLAGHNHTGGSSIDAHGVHHRVLEAALECPPGTDAFGSVDVYDDKISLVGTDKMESTDMHFNP from the coding sequence ATGATTTCTGCTGCTGGAGTAGCAACTAAACAgcctcttttttcttttggattgatTTCTGATGTCCAATATGCCGATATTCCTGATGGTCGCTCATTCCTTGGTGTTCCACGGTATTATAGGCATAGTATTCTTATATTGCAGAGAGCAGTTAAAGAATGGAATACTCATCATAAGCATATATTTGTTATTAATTTTGGAGATATTGTCGATGGGTATTGTCCCAGAGATCAGTCTCTTAATACTGTAAAGAAAGTTGTGGATGAATTTGAGATGTTCAACGGACCCGTGTATCATATGATTGGTAATCACTGCTTGTACAATCTTCCTCGCAGCGAGTTGCTTCCACTATTGAAGATTCAAACTCTCGATGGCCGTGCTTATTATGATTTCTCGCCGGTGCCTGAATATAGATTTGTGGTTCTGGATACCTATGACATCAGTGCCCTTGGTTGGCCTCAAGATCATCCAAAGGCACTGGAGGCCATGAAATTACTTAGGGAGAAGAATCCAAATGAAAATAAGGACAGTCCAAATAATTTGGAGGGACTTGAAAGAAGGTTTCTTAAGTTTAATGGAGCCGTTGGAAAGGAACAGATGGAATGGTTGGATGGTGTTCTGCAGGAGGCGACAGAGTTGGAACAAAAGGTGGTTGTCTGTAGCCATCTGCCCCTTGATCCTGGGGCAACATCCAAGGAGGCACTGTTGTGGAATTATGATGAAGTAATGAATTTGATGCACAGATACAATTGTGTTAAGGTTTGTCTTGCTGGACATAATCATACAGGAGGGTCCTCCATTGATGCTCATGGGGTACACCATAGAGTTCTTGAAGCTGCTCTGGAGTGTCCTCCTGGGACAGATGCATTTGGAAGCGTTGATGTCTATGATGACAAGATATCACTTGTTGGAACCGACAAGATGGAGAGTACTGACATGCATTTTAATC